One genomic segment of Mauremys mutica isolate MM-2020 ecotype Southern chromosome 10, ASM2049712v1, whole genome shotgun sequence includes these proteins:
- the TBR1 gene encoding T-box brain protein 1 isoform X1 has protein sequence MQLEHCLSPSIMLSKKFLNVSSSYPHAGGSELALHDHPIISTTDNLERSSPLKKITRGMTNQSDTDNFPDSKDTPGDVQRNKLSPVLDGVSELRHSFDGSAADRYLLSQSSQPQSAAAAPSTMFPYPSQHGPAHPAFSIASPSRYMAHHPVITNGAYNSLLSNSSPQGYPTAGYPYPQQYGHSYQGAPFYQFSSTQPGLVPGKAQVYLCNRPLWLKFHRHQTEMIITKQGRRMFPFLSFNISGLDPTAHYNIFVDVILADPNHWRFQGGKWVPCGKADTNVQGNRVYMHPDSPNTGAHWMRQEISFGKLKLTNNKGASNNNGQMVVLQSLHKYQPRLHVVEVNEDGTEDTNQPGRVQTFTFPETQFIAVTAYQNTDITQLKIDHNPFAKGFRDNYDTIYTGCDMDRLTPSPNDSPRSQIVPGARYAMAGSFLQDQFQAEDPGAPSPQRWFVTPANNRLDFAASAYDTATDFAGNAATLLSYAAAGVKALPLQAAGCTGRPLGYYTDPSGWGARSPPQYCSKSSSMLSCWPNSAAAARMATSNPYLGEEADSLVTERSPLPGAEDSKPKDLSDSSWIETPSSIKSIDSTDSGIYEQAKRRRISPSDTPVSESSSPLKSEVLTQRDCEKNCAKDIGYYGFYSHS, from the exons ATGCAGCTGGAGCATTGTCTTTCTCCCTCTATCATGCTCTCCAAGAAATTTCTCAATGTGAGCAGCAGTTACCCACATGCAGGCGGATCTGAGCTTGCCTTGCATGATCATCCCATTATCTCGACCACTGACAACCTGGAGAGAAGTTCACCTCTGAAAAAAATTACCAGGGGGATGACGAATCAGTCAGATACAGACAATTTTCCTGACTCCAAGGACACACCAGGGGACGTCCAGAGAAATAAACTCTCTCCCGTCTTGGACGGGGTCTCGGAGCTTCGTCACAGTTTCGATGGATCTGCTGCAGATCGCTATCTGCTCTCTCAGTCCAGCCAACCCCAGTCCGCTGCCGCTGCTCCTAGTACCATGTTCCCTTACCCCAGCCAGCATGGACCCGCTCACCCAGCCTTTTCCATCGCCAGTCCAAGCCGCTACATGGCTCACCATCCTGTGATCACCAATGGAGCTTACAACAGCCTCCTGTCCAACTCTTCTCCACAAGGTTACCCAACGGCAGGCTACCCTTATCCCCagcagtatggccattcctacCAAGGGGCGCCTTTCTACCAGTTCTCCTCCACCCAGCCGGGGCTGGTGCCCGGCAAAGCTCAGGTCTACCTGTGCAACAGGCCACTCTGGCTGAAATTTCACCGGCACCAGACAGAGATGATCATCACCAAACAAGGGAG GCGCATGTTCCCTTTCCTAAGTTTTAATATTTCTGGTCTCGATCCCACGGCTCATTACAATATTTTTGTGGATGTAATTCTGGCCGATCCCAACCACTGGAGATTTCAAGGAGGCAAATGGGTTCCTTGCGGCAAGGCGGACACCAATGTACAAG GAAACCGAGTGTACATGCACCCCGATTCCCCCAACACAGGAGCCCACTGGATGCGTCAGGAAATCTCTTTTGGGAAATTAAAACTTACAAACAATAAAGGAGCATCAAACAACAACGGGCAG ATGGTGGTCTTGCAGTCCTTGCACAAGTACCAGCCCCGTTTGCATGTGGTGGAGGTGAACGAAGACGGGACGGAGGATACTAACCAGCCGGGCAGAGTGCAGACTTTCACCTTCCCGGAGACTCAGTTCATAGCCGTCACCGCCTATCAGAACACCGAT ATTACACAACTGAAAATAGATCACAACCCTTTTGCAAAAGGCTTTCGAGACAATTATGACAC GATCTACACGGGCTGCGACATGGACCGGCTCACGCCTTCCCCCAATGACTCTCCCCGCTCGCAGATCGTGCCCGGGGCCCGCTACGCCATGGCGGGCTCCTTCCTGCAGGACCAGTTC CAAGCCGAGGACCCCGGGGCCCCGTCTCCGCAGCGCTGGTTTGTCACCCCGGCCAACAACCGCTTAGATTTCGCGGCCTCCGCTTACGACACGGCCACTGACTTTGCTGGCAATgccgccaccctgctgtcctaTGCAGCGGCCGGGGTcaaggcgctgcccctgcaggcGGCTGGTTGCACTGGGCGGCCGCTGGGCTACTACACTGACCCTTCGGGATGGGGGGCGCGCAGCCCCCCGCAGTACTGCAGCAAATCCAGCTCCATGCTCTCCTGCTGGCCCAACAGTGCAGCCGCTGCCCGGATGGCCACCAGCAACCCTTACCTAGGGGAGGAGGCGGATAGCCTGGTCACCGAGAGATCCCCCTTGCCGGGCGCTGAGGACTCCAAGCCCAAAGACTTGTCTGACTCCAGCTGGATCGAGACCCCCTCGTCCATTAAATCCATTGATTCCACCGATTCTGGGATTTACGAGCAGGCCAAGAGGAGGCGGATCTCGCCCTCTGACACCCCGGTGTCGGAGAGCTCCTCTCCCCTCAAGAGCGAAGTGCTGACCCAAAGGGACTGTGAAAAGAACTGCGCCAAGGACATCGGCTACTATGGCTTCTACTCCCACAGCTAG
- the TBR1 gene encoding T-box brain protein 1 isoform X2, with protein sequence MQLEHCLSPSIMLSKKFLNVSSSYPHAGGSELALHDHPIISTTDNLERSSPLKKITRGMTNQSDTDNFPDSKDTPGDVQRNKLSPVLDGVSELRHSFDGSAADRYLLSQSSQPQSAAAAPSTMFPYPSQHGPAHPAFSIASPSRYMAHHPVITNGAYNSLLSNSSPQGYPTAGYPYPQQYGHSYQGAPFYQFSSTQPGLVPGKAQVYLCNRPLWLKFHRHQTEMIITKQGRRMFPFLSFNISGLDPTAHYNIFVDVILADPNHWRFQGGKWVPCGKADTNVQGNRVYMHPDSPNTGAHWMRQEISFGKLKLTNNKGASNNNGQMVVLQSLHKYQPRLHVVEVNEDGTEDTNQPGRVQTFTFPETQFIAVTAYQNTDITQLKIDHNPFAKGFRDNYDTIYTGCDMDRLTPSPNDSPRSQIVPGARYAMAGSFLQDQFVSNYAKSRFHPGAGAGPGPGSDRSVPHTNGLLSPQQAEDPGAPSPQRWFVTPANNRLDFAASAYDTATDFAGNAATLLSYAAAGVKALPLQAAGCTGRPLGYYTDPSGWGARSPPQYCSKSSSMLSCWPNSAAAARMATSNPYLGEEADSLVTERSPLPGAEDSKPKDLSDSSWIETPSSIKSIDSTDSGIYEQAKRRRISPSDTPVSESSSPLKSEVLTQRDCEKNCAKDIGYYGFYSHS encoded by the exons ATGCAGCTGGAGCATTGTCTTTCTCCCTCTATCATGCTCTCCAAGAAATTTCTCAATGTGAGCAGCAGTTACCCACATGCAGGCGGATCTGAGCTTGCCTTGCATGATCATCCCATTATCTCGACCACTGACAACCTGGAGAGAAGTTCACCTCTGAAAAAAATTACCAGGGGGATGACGAATCAGTCAGATACAGACAATTTTCCTGACTCCAAGGACACACCAGGGGACGTCCAGAGAAATAAACTCTCTCCCGTCTTGGACGGGGTCTCGGAGCTTCGTCACAGTTTCGATGGATCTGCTGCAGATCGCTATCTGCTCTCTCAGTCCAGCCAACCCCAGTCCGCTGCCGCTGCTCCTAGTACCATGTTCCCTTACCCCAGCCAGCATGGACCCGCTCACCCAGCCTTTTCCATCGCCAGTCCAAGCCGCTACATGGCTCACCATCCTGTGATCACCAATGGAGCTTACAACAGCCTCCTGTCCAACTCTTCTCCACAAGGTTACCCAACGGCAGGCTACCCTTATCCCCagcagtatggccattcctacCAAGGGGCGCCTTTCTACCAGTTCTCCTCCACCCAGCCGGGGCTGGTGCCCGGCAAAGCTCAGGTCTACCTGTGCAACAGGCCACTCTGGCTGAAATTTCACCGGCACCAGACAGAGATGATCATCACCAAACAAGGGAG GCGCATGTTCCCTTTCCTAAGTTTTAATATTTCTGGTCTCGATCCCACGGCTCATTACAATATTTTTGTGGATGTAATTCTGGCCGATCCCAACCACTGGAGATTTCAAGGAGGCAAATGGGTTCCTTGCGGCAAGGCGGACACCAATGTACAAG GAAACCGAGTGTACATGCACCCCGATTCCCCCAACACAGGAGCCCACTGGATGCGTCAGGAAATCTCTTTTGGGAAATTAAAACTTACAAACAATAAAGGAGCATCAAACAACAACGGGCAG ATGGTGGTCTTGCAGTCCTTGCACAAGTACCAGCCCCGTTTGCATGTGGTGGAGGTGAACGAAGACGGGACGGAGGATACTAACCAGCCGGGCAGAGTGCAGACTTTCACCTTCCCGGAGACTCAGTTCATAGCCGTCACCGCCTATCAGAACACCGAT ATTACACAACTGAAAATAGATCACAACCCTTTTGCAAAAGGCTTTCGAGACAATTATGACAC GATCTACACGGGCTGCGACATGGACCGGCTCACGCCTTCCCCCAATGACTCTCCCCGCTCGCAGATCGTGCCCGGGGCCCGCTACGCCATGGCGGGCTCCTTCCTGCAGGACCAGTTCGTGAGTAACTACGCCAAGTCCCGCTTCCACCCCGGCGCTGGCGCTGGCCCGGGACCAGGCAGCGACCGCAGCGTGCCGCACACCAACGGGCTGCTCTCTCCACAGCAAGCCGAGGACCCCGGGGCCCCGTCTCCGCAGCGCTGGTTTGTCACCCCGGCCAACAACCGCTTAGATTTCGCGGCCTCCGCTTACGACACGGCCACTGACTTTGCTGGCAATgccgccaccctgctgtcctaTGCAGCGGCCGGGGTcaaggcgctgcccctgcaggcGGCTGGTTGCACTGGGCGGCCGCTGGGCTACTACACTGACCCTTCGGGATGGGGGGCGCGCAGCCCCCCGCAGTACTGCAGCAAATCCAGCTCCATGCTCTCCTGCTGGCCCAACAGTGCAGCCGCTGCCCGGATGGCCACCAGCAACCCTTACCTAGGGGAGGAGGCGGATAGCCTGGTCACCGAGAGATCCCCCTTGCCGGGCGCTGAGGACTCCAAGCCCAAAGACTTGTCTGACTCCAGCTGGATCGAGACCCCCTCGTCCATTAAATCCATTGATTCCACCGATTCTGGGATTTACGAGCAGGCCAAGAGGAGGCGGATCTCGCCCTCTGACACCCCGGTGTCGGAGAGCTCCTCTCCCCTCAAGAGCGAAGTGCTGACCCAAAGGGACTGTGAAAAGAACTGCGCCAAGGACATCGGCTACTATGGCTTCTACTCCCACAGCTAG